The following are encoded together in the Eriocheir sinensis breed Jianghai 21 chromosome 28, ASM2467909v1, whole genome shotgun sequence genome:
- the LOC127004574 gene encoding mucin-5AC-like isoform X1, producing MDTDCLQEEISVTPERTPVLSTNTRLSSRDDKEDAVGMDGSTRQQRGMKEAEGGGGDGGSGDALPISRIEAAKRSLEKAMNGGSVRRGTDGEEDGDFQASAEIIRLRSSSLTSSPSSSFKSSYAKSLADSYRRASIPVVVSSPKGQFYFKNDEFLSLSASPVMGVESYRERLGSLSLSVNGDTKSAPSLTSKLQSLPPILDSNEEQQETENNRKKSDSKPLPASVYEKLLDEEVFVPFEQLHQLCEEQGGSFSLKDWHKLGSIITSDGRKLVKLSDVKLLKSDEPNKTPNGHRLLVNGSEKETQQVESLLVERGQLGDRVDQLCRALGDRDDTIQRLEEDLLRIRMECQRLLVDNRSLKSRLGHQGASQPQSPVTDNSSQVSQLQQQVQLITAQLNKAEQSRHTYEAATRQLVDFLHTVNTTLNSASHLNHNPSSPTTSPASSLHSTTSTATIKTSSTIPAEADDDPPYRLGRSSTPPPEAVSSRPAHGNKSTAEAMRKAGSVWALPTHNNNHHSRKVSRAASTHCVVSAASACQDNPAAAGASSGSEKTRSHTTDFLASRARELLTSLKSLIRSDSVLKLNLEPKKSSSSASGGKNRGSSSRSTKVESTASTPSGSSADTEPATKTSIALTGPQSSEVQRKTRPTTLSLLVSREGGEKNGLTLSETDASPTGSQNLDSASTAASPVPRIGTGKTREDTLQPQTSIVNGNPQPLSLMVVADPPCNPSDQRFSSLPLRTRITRTLTDADHRLVWV from the exons ATGGACACAGACTGCCTGCAGGAAGAGATTAGTGTTACTCCTGAGAGGACACCAGTGCTAAGCACCAACACAAGACTCAGCAGCAGGGATGACAAGGAAGATGCTGTCGGGATGGACGGCAGCACACGCCAGCAGAGAGGCATGAAGGAGGCCGAGGGTGGGGGTGGTGACGGTGGGAGTGGTGATGCCCTCCCAATATCCAGGATAGAGGCAGCAAAACGCTCTCTGGAGAAGGCGATGAATGGAGGCAGTGTGAGACGAGGTACTGATGGGGAGGAGGACGGAGATTTTCAAGCATCTGCTGAGATCATAAGGCTGAGGAGCTCTAGCCtcacctcctccccgtcctcaaGTTTCAAAAGCTCCTACGCTAAGTCGCTAGCAGACTCTTATAGACGTGCAAGCATACCGGTCGTTGTGTCGTCTCCAAAGGGGCAGTTTTACTTCAAGAACGATGAATTTTTGAGTTTAAGTGCAAGCCCAGTGATGGGCGTAGAAAGTTACCGAGAAAGGTTGGGCAGTTTGAGTTTGAGTGTGAACGGTGACACCAAGTCAGCGCCGAGTCTGACGTCAAAACTCCAGTCTCTCCCTCCAATCCTAGACTCAAACGAGGAGCAGCAGGAGACGGAGAACAACAGGAAAAAGTCAGATTCCAAACCGCTCCCTGCCAGTGTGTATGAGAAGCTGCTTGACGAGGAAGTGTTTGTGCCGTTTGAGCAGCTTCACCAGTTATGCGAAGAGCAGGGCGGCAGCTTCTCCCTCAAGGACTGGCACAAGTTGGGCTCCATCATCACAAGCGATGGCAGGAAGCTTGTGAAACTGTCTG ATGTTAAGTTGTTGAAGTCAGACGAGCCCAACAAGACTCCCAATGGTCACCGCCTGCTGGTCAATGGGTCAGAGAAGGAGACACAG CAGGTGGAATCCTTGCTGGTGGAGCGTGGCCAGCTGGGGGACCGAGTGGACCAGCTGTGCCGTGCATTGGGTGACAGGGACGACACCATCCAGAGGCTTGAGGAGGACCTGCTCAGGATTAGGATG GAGTGCCAGCGTCTCCTGGTGGACAATCGCAGCCTAAAGAGCAGGCTGGGGCATCAAGGAGCCAGTCAGCCACAATCTCCAGTAACAGACAACAGCTCGCAGGTCTCACAGCTCCAGCAACAAGTCCAGCTGATCACCGCACAGCTGAACAAG GCCGAACAGAGCCGCCACACGTACGAGGCAGCAACGCGGCAGCTGGTGGACTTCCTGCACACCGTCAACACAACCCTCAACAGCGCCAGCCACCTCAACCACAACCCCAGCAGCCCCACCACCagccctgcctcctccctccactccaccaccagcaccgccaccatcaagacctcctccaccatccctgCGGAGGCTGACGATGACCCTCCGTACAGGCTAGGACGATCCAGCACTCCTCCACCAGAAGCTGTGTCGTCACGTCCTGCTCACGGGAACAAGAGCACTGCGGAGGCCATGAGGAAGGCTGGGAGTGTCTGGGCTTTGCCGAcgcacaacaacaaccaccactcccGCAA AGTGAGCCGGGCTGCCAGCACCCACTGTGTGGTGTCTGCTGCATCAGCGTGCCAAGACAACCCAGCAGCGGCAGGAGCCTCATCAGGGAGTGAAAAAACGCGTTCCCACACCACCGACTTCCTTGCCTCCCGTGCCAGGGAGCTCCTCACTTCCCTCAAGTCCCTCATCAGGAGCGACA GTGTTTTGAAGCTTAACTTGGAACCAAAGAAATCCAGCTCTTCAGCATCTGGTGGGAAGaacagaggcagcagcagcaggagcactaAGGTTGAGAGCACAGCCAGCACGCCCTCAGGCTCCTCGGCAGACACTGAACCAGCCACCAAGACCTCCATAGCCCTCACAGGCCCACAGAGCAGTGAGGTCCAGAGGAAAACACGACCCACCACCCTCAGCCTACTAgttagcagggagggaggagagaaaaatggcttGACACTGAGTGAAACCGATGCTAGTCCGACCGGGAGTCAAAACCTCGACTCCGCAAGCACAGCCGCTTCTCCCGTCCCTAGGATCGGCACCGGCAAGACAAGAGAGGACACGCTACAACCCCAGACGTCTATTGTGAATGGTAACCCACAGCCGTTGAG CCTCATGGTGGTGGCTGACCCCCCATGCAACCCCAGTGACCaacgtttctcttcccttccactccgcaCCCGCATCACAAGAACCCTCACTGACGCAGATCACCGGCTGGTTTGGGTGTAA
- the LOC127004574 gene encoding uncharacterized protein LOC127004574 isoform X3, producing MDTDCLQEEISVTPERTPVLSTNTRLSSRDDKEDAVGMDGSTRQQRGMKEAEGGGGDGGSGDALPISRIEAAKRSLEKAMNGGSVRRGTDGEEDGDFQASAEIIRLRSSSLTSSPSSSFKSSYAKSLADSYRRASIPVVVSSPKGQFYFKNDEFLSLSASPVMGVESYRERLGSLSLSVNGDTKSAPSLTSKLQSLPPILDSNEEQQETENNRKKSDSKPLPASVYEKLLDEEVFVPFEQLHQLCEEQGGSFSLKDWHKLGSIITSDGRKLVKLSDVKLLKSDEPNKTPNGHRLLVNGSEKETQQVESLLVERGQLGDRVDQLCRALGDRDDTIQRLEEDLLRIRMECQRLLVDNRSLKSRLGHQGASQPQSPVTDNSSQVSQLQQQVQLITAQLNKAEQSRHTYEAATRQLVDFLHTVNTTLNSASHLNHNPSSPTTSPASSLHSTTSTATIKTSSTIPAEADDDPPYRLGRSSTPPPEAVSSRPAHGNKSTAEAMRKAGSVWALPTHNNNHHSRKVSRAASTHCVVSAASACQDNPAAAGASSGSEKTRSHTTDFLASRARELLTSLKSLIRSDSVLKLNLEPKKSSSSASGGKNRGSSSRSTKVESTASTPSGSSADTEPATKTSIALTGPQSSEVQRKTRPTTLSLLVSREGGEKNGLTLSETDASPTGSQNLDSASTAASPVPRIGTGKTREDTLQPQTSIVNGNPQPLRAADVFADDGDF from the exons ATGGACACAGACTGCCTGCAGGAAGAGATTAGTGTTACTCCTGAGAGGACACCAGTGCTAAGCACCAACACAAGACTCAGCAGCAGGGATGACAAGGAAGATGCTGTCGGGATGGACGGCAGCACACGCCAGCAGAGAGGCATGAAGGAGGCCGAGGGTGGGGGTGGTGACGGTGGGAGTGGTGATGCCCTCCCAATATCCAGGATAGAGGCAGCAAAACGCTCTCTGGAGAAGGCGATGAATGGAGGCAGTGTGAGACGAGGTACTGATGGGGAGGAGGACGGAGATTTTCAAGCATCTGCTGAGATCATAAGGCTGAGGAGCTCTAGCCtcacctcctccccgtcctcaaGTTTCAAAAGCTCCTACGCTAAGTCGCTAGCAGACTCTTATAGACGTGCAAGCATACCGGTCGTTGTGTCGTCTCCAAAGGGGCAGTTTTACTTCAAGAACGATGAATTTTTGAGTTTAAGTGCAAGCCCAGTGATGGGCGTAGAAAGTTACCGAGAAAGGTTGGGCAGTTTGAGTTTGAGTGTGAACGGTGACACCAAGTCAGCGCCGAGTCTGACGTCAAAACTCCAGTCTCTCCCTCCAATCCTAGACTCAAACGAGGAGCAGCAGGAGACGGAGAACAACAGGAAAAAGTCAGATTCCAAACCGCTCCCTGCCAGTGTGTATGAGAAGCTGCTTGACGAGGAAGTGTTTGTGCCGTTTGAGCAGCTTCACCAGTTATGCGAAGAGCAGGGCGGCAGCTTCTCCCTCAAGGACTGGCACAAGTTGGGCTCCATCATCACAAGCGATGGCAGGAAGCTTGTGAAACTGTCTG ATGTTAAGTTGTTGAAGTCAGACGAGCCCAACAAGACTCCCAATGGTCACCGCCTGCTGGTCAATGGGTCAGAGAAGGAGACACAG CAGGTGGAATCCTTGCTGGTGGAGCGTGGCCAGCTGGGGGACCGAGTGGACCAGCTGTGCCGTGCATTGGGTGACAGGGACGACACCATCCAGAGGCTTGAGGAGGACCTGCTCAGGATTAGGATG GAGTGCCAGCGTCTCCTGGTGGACAATCGCAGCCTAAAGAGCAGGCTGGGGCATCAAGGAGCCAGTCAGCCACAATCTCCAGTAACAGACAACAGCTCGCAGGTCTCACAGCTCCAGCAACAAGTCCAGCTGATCACCGCACAGCTGAACAAG GCCGAACAGAGCCGCCACACGTACGAGGCAGCAACGCGGCAGCTGGTGGACTTCCTGCACACCGTCAACACAACCCTCAACAGCGCCAGCCACCTCAACCACAACCCCAGCAGCCCCACCACCagccctgcctcctccctccactccaccaccagcaccgccaccatcaagacctcctccaccatccctgCGGAGGCTGACGATGACCCTCCGTACAGGCTAGGACGATCCAGCACTCCTCCACCAGAAGCTGTGTCGTCACGTCCTGCTCACGGGAACAAGAGCACTGCGGAGGCCATGAGGAAGGCTGGGAGTGTCTGGGCTTTGCCGAcgcacaacaacaaccaccactcccGCAA AGTGAGCCGGGCTGCCAGCACCCACTGTGTGGTGTCTGCTGCATCAGCGTGCCAAGACAACCCAGCAGCGGCAGGAGCCTCATCAGGGAGTGAAAAAACGCGTTCCCACACCACCGACTTCCTTGCCTCCCGTGCCAGGGAGCTCCTCACTTCCCTCAAGTCCCTCATCAGGAGCGACA GTGTTTTGAAGCTTAACTTGGAACCAAAGAAATCCAGCTCTTCAGCATCTGGTGGGAAGaacagaggcagcagcagcaggagcactaAGGTTGAGAGCACAGCCAGCACGCCCTCAGGCTCCTCGGCAGACACTGAACCAGCCACCAAGACCTCCATAGCCCTCACAGGCCCACAGAGCAGTGAGGTCCAGAGGAAAACACGACCCACCACCCTCAGCCTACTAgttagcagggagggaggagagaaaaatggcttGACACTGAGTGAAACCGATGCTAGTCCGACCGGGAGTCAAAACCTCGACTCCGCAAGCACAGCCGCTTCTCCCGTCCCTAGGATCGGCACCGGCAAGACAAGAGAGGACACGCTACAACCCCAGACGTCTATTGTGAATGGTAACCCACAGCCGTTGAG AGCAGCTGATGTCTTCGCTGATGATGGTGACTTTTGA
- the LOC127004574 gene encoding mucin-5AC-like isoform X2, translating to MDTDCLQEEISVTPERTPVLSTNTRLSSRDDKEDAVGMDGSTRQQRGMKEAEGGGGDGGSGDALPISRIEAAKRSLEKAMNGGSVRRGTDGEEDGDFQASAEIIRLRSSSLTSSPSSSFKSSYAKSLADSYRRASIPVVVSSPKGQFYFKNDEFLSLSASPVMGVESYRERLGSLSLSVNGDTKSAPSLTSKLQSLPPILDSNEEQQETENNRKKSDSKPLPASVYEKLLDEEVFVPFEQLHQLCEEQGGSFSLKDWHKLGSIITSDGRKLVKLSDVKLLKSDEPNKTPNGHRLLVNGSEKETQVESLLVERGQLGDRVDQLCRALGDRDDTIQRLEEDLLRIRMECQRLLVDNRSLKSRLGHQGASQPQSPVTDNSSQVSQLQQQVQLITAQLNKAEQSRHTYEAATRQLVDFLHTVNTTLNSASHLNHNPSSPTTSPASSLHSTTSTATIKTSSTIPAEADDDPPYRLGRSSTPPPEAVSSRPAHGNKSTAEAMRKAGSVWALPTHNNNHHSRKVSRAASTHCVVSAASACQDNPAAAGASSGSEKTRSHTTDFLASRARELLTSLKSLIRSDSVLKLNLEPKKSSSSASGGKNRGSSSRSTKVESTASTPSGSSADTEPATKTSIALTGPQSSEVQRKTRPTTLSLLVSREGGEKNGLTLSETDASPTGSQNLDSASTAASPVPRIGTGKTREDTLQPQTSIVNGNPQPLSLMVVADPPCNPSDQRFSSLPLRTRITRTLTDADHRLVWV from the exons ATGGACACAGACTGCCTGCAGGAAGAGATTAGTGTTACTCCTGAGAGGACACCAGTGCTAAGCACCAACACAAGACTCAGCAGCAGGGATGACAAGGAAGATGCTGTCGGGATGGACGGCAGCACACGCCAGCAGAGAGGCATGAAGGAGGCCGAGGGTGGGGGTGGTGACGGTGGGAGTGGTGATGCCCTCCCAATATCCAGGATAGAGGCAGCAAAACGCTCTCTGGAGAAGGCGATGAATGGAGGCAGTGTGAGACGAGGTACTGATGGGGAGGAGGACGGAGATTTTCAAGCATCTGCTGAGATCATAAGGCTGAGGAGCTCTAGCCtcacctcctccccgtcctcaaGTTTCAAAAGCTCCTACGCTAAGTCGCTAGCAGACTCTTATAGACGTGCAAGCATACCGGTCGTTGTGTCGTCTCCAAAGGGGCAGTTTTACTTCAAGAACGATGAATTTTTGAGTTTAAGTGCAAGCCCAGTGATGGGCGTAGAAAGTTACCGAGAAAGGTTGGGCAGTTTGAGTTTGAGTGTGAACGGTGACACCAAGTCAGCGCCGAGTCTGACGTCAAAACTCCAGTCTCTCCCTCCAATCCTAGACTCAAACGAGGAGCAGCAGGAGACGGAGAACAACAGGAAAAAGTCAGATTCCAAACCGCTCCCTGCCAGTGTGTATGAGAAGCTGCTTGACGAGGAAGTGTTTGTGCCGTTTGAGCAGCTTCACCAGTTATGCGAAGAGCAGGGCGGCAGCTTCTCCCTCAAGGACTGGCACAAGTTGGGCTCCATCATCACAAGCGATGGCAGGAAGCTTGTGAAACTGTCTG ATGTTAAGTTGTTGAAGTCAGACGAGCCCAACAAGACTCCCAATGGTCACCGCCTGCTGGTCAATGGGTCAGAGAAGGAGACACAG GTGGAATCCTTGCTGGTGGAGCGTGGCCAGCTGGGGGACCGAGTGGACCAGCTGTGCCGTGCATTGGGTGACAGGGACGACACCATCCAGAGGCTTGAGGAGGACCTGCTCAGGATTAGGATG GAGTGCCAGCGTCTCCTGGTGGACAATCGCAGCCTAAAGAGCAGGCTGGGGCATCAAGGAGCCAGTCAGCCACAATCTCCAGTAACAGACAACAGCTCGCAGGTCTCACAGCTCCAGCAACAAGTCCAGCTGATCACCGCACAGCTGAACAAG GCCGAACAGAGCCGCCACACGTACGAGGCAGCAACGCGGCAGCTGGTGGACTTCCTGCACACCGTCAACACAACCCTCAACAGCGCCAGCCACCTCAACCACAACCCCAGCAGCCCCACCACCagccctgcctcctccctccactccaccaccagcaccgccaccatcaagacctcctccaccatccctgCGGAGGCTGACGATGACCCTCCGTACAGGCTAGGACGATCCAGCACTCCTCCACCAGAAGCTGTGTCGTCACGTCCTGCTCACGGGAACAAGAGCACTGCGGAGGCCATGAGGAAGGCTGGGAGTGTCTGGGCTTTGCCGAcgcacaacaacaaccaccactcccGCAA AGTGAGCCGGGCTGCCAGCACCCACTGTGTGGTGTCTGCTGCATCAGCGTGCCAAGACAACCCAGCAGCGGCAGGAGCCTCATCAGGGAGTGAAAAAACGCGTTCCCACACCACCGACTTCCTTGCCTCCCGTGCCAGGGAGCTCCTCACTTCCCTCAAGTCCCTCATCAGGAGCGACA GTGTTTTGAAGCTTAACTTGGAACCAAAGAAATCCAGCTCTTCAGCATCTGGTGGGAAGaacagaggcagcagcagcaggagcactaAGGTTGAGAGCACAGCCAGCACGCCCTCAGGCTCCTCGGCAGACACTGAACCAGCCACCAAGACCTCCATAGCCCTCACAGGCCCACAGAGCAGTGAGGTCCAGAGGAAAACACGACCCACCACCCTCAGCCTACTAgttagcagggagggaggagagaaaaatggcttGACACTGAGTGAAACCGATGCTAGTCCGACCGGGAGTCAAAACCTCGACTCCGCAAGCACAGCCGCTTCTCCCGTCCCTAGGATCGGCACCGGCAAGACAAGAGAGGACACGCTACAACCCCAGACGTCTATTGTGAATGGTAACCCACAGCCGTTGAG CCTCATGGTGGTGGCTGACCCCCCATGCAACCCCAGTGACCaacgtttctcttcccttccactccgcaCCCGCATCACAAGAACCCTCACTGACGCAGATCACCGGCTGGTTTGGGTGTAA